Proteins encoded together in one Mycoplasma miroungirhinis window:
- a CDS encoding DUF4357 domain-containing protein, whose protein sequence is MHKKIIDKNFILQEDIILNTPSSVSTFIVWRQSNGYDECKNKDNKSLN, encoded by the coding sequence ATGCATAAAAAAATTATCGATAAAAACTTTATTCTTCAAGAAGATATTATTTTAAATACTCCATCATCAGTATCAACTTTTATTGTATGAAGACAATCAAATGGATATGATGAATGCAAAAACAAAGACAACAAATCTTTAAATTAA